GTGGCGGAGTCGTTCGCGGCGCGGCCGTCGGGGAGGCGGCCCGGCCAGCAGTCGGAGTACCAGGTGGCGCAGGCGGTGTCCAGGATCAGCAGGCGGCCCAGGCCGGGCACGCGCACGGCGTACGGCTCGGTGGCCTTCTCGCAGCCGGAGCCCGGCACGGGACGCGGGTCGAAGAAGCGGAACCACCCGCGGCCGCCCCGGCTGCAGTCTTCGTGGTTGCCGCGCGCGAACACCCACGGCGCGGCGGCGAGCAGCTCGCCCGCGGGGCGGAACCACTCGGCCTCCCAGGTGGGCCAGTTGTCGCCGCAGGGGCCGGGGACGCCGGCCGTGCACCGCTCGCGGTAGATGTAGTCGCCCACGTGAATCGTGAGGTCGCCGCGGGCGCGCGCGGCCGCGGCGGCCACGCGCGAAAACGGCCACGAGCCGGGGTCGGCGCAGTTCTGGTCGCGCACGCGGCAACCGGTGTCGCCGATCACCACCACGCGCCGGGCCTCCGCCGGGCGCCCCACCCGCCGCCCGCCCACGCGCGCCTCCCCGTCCGCGTCGCCCACCACCTGCTGGCAGACGAGCACCGGGAATGCGGTGTCGGGGAGCGCGCGCATGGCGGCCGGCGCGGGGCAGGCGCCGCCGCCGTCGTACACGGTGCGCAGCTGCCACTCGCCGTCCGCCCCCGCCTGGGTCCACCAGTAGAGGAGCCGCCCGGCCTCGCCTCCCTGCGCCGCCGCGGTCCCCGCCGGCAGCAGCGCCGCAGCCACCAGCAGGACGATGCGCGCGATCCGCCCGGGTGGAAGGAAGACGGTCGCGCTTCGACCGGCCCCGGCGCGGCCGCGGGCAACCC
The DNA window shown above is from Longimicrobium sp. and carries:
- a CDS encoding metallophosphoesterase, encoding MAAALLPAGTAAAQGGEAGRLLYWWTQAGADGEWQLRTVYDGGGACPAPAAMRALPDTAFPVLVCQQVVGDADGEARVGGRRVGRPAEARRVVVIGDTGCRVRDQNCADPGSWPFSRVAAAAARARGDLTIHVGDYIYRERCTAGVPGPCGDNWPTWEAEWFRPAGELLAAAPWVFARGNHEDCSRGGRGWFRFFDPRPVPGSGCEKATEPYAVRVPGLGRLLILDTACATWYSDCWPGRLPDGRAANDSATAVRTYAAQLRRLAELARGEEDAWLVTHVPIWDVDQAGHPDSLGSYLLQAALRQVSRGELPAAVGLQVVGHTHVWEVIDFAGARPPVLVAGNGGTSEGVIPPVPPGTRKVIDGVAVEGFWKTTAFGYTLLEPVGPGWRATLRPVETACTISAGQAVC